A window from Sulfuricurvum sp. encodes these proteins:
- a CDS encoding ATP-binding cassette domain-containing protein codes for MGMLNLGQVSVSHNKRIAIKDASLTVNEGEIIGFIGADGAGKSSLMHAIAGVIRFEGEISFQNHIYHSPSEAEKLKSQIGLMPQGIGLVLYELLTVDEHLSFFANIRSIKQDERFNEYKNRLLRMAGLDKFVDRRAGNLSGGMMQKLSLICTLLHRPKLLILDEPTTGVDPLSRIELWKILDQIRRDEGTIAIVSTAYMQEAAQMDRVLLFDNGEIIAQGSAKELIESVREMTYALTPSASSDSMSTLDTTYSLEPLSAEHTEPTLEALFFVNALQKKRLLPPVEITPRDGDNTFSSVVMEARGLSKIFGDFVANDGVDIQLNRGEILGLLGANGAGKTTFIKMLLGLLPIDGGELSLLGKRIATAKDRQALKSSIGYVSQHFALYNDMTVRENLHYFASMHQIPMDTAIKRIARYAAELGFEGYMDAIPTELPLGINQRFSLAAALLHEPVILFLDEPTSGVDAIARAQFWQLLVALKEKWKIAILITTHYMSEAEFCDRIVLMRDGRKVADDTIANLYEAHPNAQTFEEIFLEYYR; via the coding sequence ATGGGAATGCTGAACCTTGGACAAGTGAGTGTCTCGCATAACAAACGCATTGCGATCAAAGACGCTTCCTTAACCGTCAACGAAGGTGAAATTATCGGTTTTATCGGTGCCGACGGTGCCGGCAAAAGTTCACTGATGCACGCTATTGCGGGTGTGATCCGATTTGAGGGGGAGATCTCCTTCCAAAATCATATTTATCACTCTCCTTCCGAAGCTGAAAAGCTAAAATCACAGATAGGACTTATGCCTCAGGGGATCGGATTAGTGCTTTATGAACTGCTCACGGTCGATGAACATCTTAGTTTTTTTGCCAATATTCGCTCTATCAAGCAGGATGAGCGTTTTAATGAATATAAAAACAGACTGCTTCGTATGGCAGGTCTGGATAAATTCGTCGACAGAAGAGCCGGCAACCTGAGCGGTGGAATGATGCAAAAACTCTCTTTGATCTGTACACTTCTGCATCGTCCGAAACTTCTGATTTTGGATGAGCCGACTACGGGAGTCGATCCGCTGAGCCGAATTGAGTTATGGAAGATCCTCGATCAAATACGCCGTGATGAGGGAACAATTGCCATTGTCAGTACGGCATATATGCAAGAAGCAGCGCAAATGGATCGGGTATTGCTGTTTGATAACGGAGAGATTATCGCTCAGGGAAGTGCGAAAGAATTGATCGAATCGGTACGGGAGATGACGTATGCCTTAACTCCATCTGCGAGTAGTGATTCGATGAGTACCCTCGATACAACCTATTCGCTGGAGCCGCTTTCGGCTGAACACACTGAACCTACACTGGAAGCTTTGTTCTTTGTCAATGCACTTCAAAAAAAGCGTCTTCTTCCTCCTGTCGAAATAACTCCACGTGACGGAGATAATACTTTTTCTTCCGTAGTAATGGAGGCGCGCGGGTTAAGCAAGATCTTCGGCGATTTTGTCGCCAATGACGGCGTTGATATTCAGCTGAACAGAGGGGAGATTTTGGGACTGCTCGGTGCCAACGGAGCCGGTAAAACGACCTTTATCAAAATGCTTTTGGGACTTTTGCCGATTGACGGTGGAGAATTGAGTCTATTAGGAAAACGGATAGCCACCGCTAAAGATCGTCAGGCGCTTAAAAGTTCCATCGGCTATGTGAGTCAGCATTTTGCTCTCTATAACGATATGACGGTGCGGGAGAATCTCCATTATTTTGCTTCTATGCATCAGATTCCGATGGATACAGCGATCAAAAGAATAGCCCGGTATGCGGCGGAACTTGGATTTGAAGGGTATATGGATGCGATCCCTACGGAACTTCCGTTGGGGATTAATCAGCGGTTCTCACTTGCAGCCGCACTCTTGCATGAACCGGTGATATTGTTTTTGGATGAGCCGACATCGGGAGTCGATGCGATAGCGCGTGCCCAGTTTTGGCAGCTGCTGGTAGCACTCAAAGAGAAATGGAAAATTGCGATTTTGATTACGACGCATTACATGAGCGAAGCGGAATTTTGTGATCGGATCGTTCTGATGCGTGACGGGCGCAAAGTTGCGGACGATACGATTGCTAATCTGTATGAGGCACATCCGAACGCACAAACATTTGAAGAGATCTTTTTGGAGTATTACCGATGA
- a CDS encoding HlyD family efflux transporter periplasmic adaptor subunit: MDSMLQIAKKYWLGVAAAVLFGIAAVLIYLKLHTKELPENLVQGSGRIDGDLINMNAKYPGRIAKMDIYEGEAIQKGAVIAIIDSAEQKAQKAQIDAQIEALIQQLAAREIELSIAEKSLPESLVKAKANSSIKKSQLDELDAMINTQKSVVSQDQRDSERLNNLFSNRLIEKHQLEMVMLKLQGDKDQLSSLMDKREQLSKAIDISQSDQVEASAAQQKIAALREGIKASESGIKALKASQTQMNAVLSEMELRSPVDGFVMEKIANNGEVIGSGMAVATLIDPKSLYLKIFVDTLKNGKIKIGDPAVIFLDSDPDHAIAAKVARIEQKAEFTPKEVSVASDRIQRVFAVHLQPLNVDPLLKLGIPAVGVISLDGKGLPTSLHAVPE, from the coding sequence ATGGATAGTATGCTTCAGATCGCTAAAAAATATTGGTTGGGTGTTGCTGCCGCAGTCCTTTTTGGCATTGCAGCAGTGTTGATTTATCTCAAACTTCATACCAAAGAACTTCCTGAGAATTTGGTGCAGGGGAGCGGGCGAATCGACGGCGATTTGATAAATATGAATGCAAAATACCCCGGTCGTATCGCTAAAATGGATATTTATGAGGGCGAAGCGATACAAAAAGGAGCCGTTATCGCGATTATCGACAGTGCGGAGCAAAAAGCCCAAAAAGCCCAAATTGATGCCCAGATTGAAGCACTGATACAGCAGCTTGCCGCCAGAGAGATCGAACTCTCCATTGCAGAAAAAAGTCTCCCTGAATCTTTGGTCAAAGCAAAAGCAAACAGTTCGATAAAAAAATCACAGCTGGATGAGCTCGATGCGATGATCAATACCCAAAAAAGTGTGGTCTCCCAAGATCAGCGGGACAGTGAACGTTTGAACAATCTTTTTTCCAATCGTCTGATTGAAAAACATCAGCTCGAAATGGTTATGTTGAAACTTCAAGGTGATAAAGACCAGCTTTCTTCGTTAATGGACAAACGCGAGCAGCTCAGTAAAGCGATCGATATATCGCAAAGCGATCAGGTTGAAGCTTCTGCTGCTCAGCAAAAAATCGCAGCATTGCGTGAGGGGATCAAAGCCTCGGAATCGGGGATCAAAGCATTAAAAGCTTCTCAAACACAGATGAATGCCGTTCTTTCCGAAATGGAGCTTCGATCTCCGGTGGATGGATTTGTTATGGAAAAGATTGCCAATAACGGTGAAGTCATCGGTTCGGGAATGGCGGTCGCGACCTTGATTGATCCGAAGAGCCTTTATCTGAAAATTTTTGTCGATACGCTGAAAAACGGGAAAATTAAAATCGGTGATCCTGCCGTCATCTTTTTAGATTCTGATCCCGATCATGCCATTGCGGCCAAAGTGGCTCGGATAGAGCAAAAAGCAGAATTTACCCCAAAAGAAGTAAGTGTAGCGAGTGACCGTATCCAGCGGGTTTTTGCCGTACATCTGCAGCCTCTAAACGTAGATCCTCTTTTGAAATTAGGGATTCCGGCCGTGGGTGTTATCTCATTGGATGGTAAAGGGCTGCCTACGAGCTTGCATGCAGTACCCGAATAA
- a CDS encoding TolC family protein encodes MKRLFLFILPTWIWAQSYPEVISVLDHSLMLQSAQQLEIAAYESYKAAEGKNLPTLDASLSAIKFQDTPTVTFGSMKLPMGTKNHTEGSLTLTYPLFSGFAISSSIEKAKFSHEKAALEVADLKRNLYVNATKLYSAVAVADEIIAAQEEAKYAIGESYAKAKGLYDNGMLAPAELYAIEAKKFEIDAQITESRNRKSQALNQLSYLTGVKIDSAHIPENTLSIPDENDILARALAEREDVLALSKSMDIAQSDVKISKSRYYPTVALIGSLKGQGDSLEFDGDGYTNGNKSYAGVSASWNLFSGFSDIHTTEAAKAARLASSITLEDYKHRISTEIENAYLDMHATQSKLESARMQVKASGEYAKLTRGRFENQLVGADELSRSIADLASAKAKAANLESELFNQTAVLWLEGGLNAFQDKVIGTFRNTP; translated from the coding sequence GTGAAACGATTGTTTCTTTTTATTCTCCCCACATGGATTTGGGCTCAAAGCTACCCCGAAGTTATCTCTGTTCTGGATCATTCCCTGATGCTCCAAAGTGCACAGCAATTGGAGATAGCCGCTTATGAGAGTTATAAAGCGGCTGAGGGAAAAAACTTGCCGACATTGGATGCCAGTCTCAGCGCTATTAAATTCCAAGATACCCCTACCGTCACATTTGGATCGATGAAACTTCCGATGGGGACAAAAAACCATACGGAAGGCTCACTTACGCTGACCTACCCTCTCTTCAGTGGTTTTGCCATCAGCTCCTCTATCGAAAAAGCAAAATTTTCCCATGAAAAAGCTGCATTGGAAGTAGCCGATCTTAAACGAAACCTCTATGTCAACGCGACGAAACTCTACAGTGCCGTTGCCGTTGCCGATGAAATTATTGCAGCGCAGGAAGAGGCAAAATATGCGATCGGCGAATCGTATGCAAAGGCCAAAGGACTTTATGACAACGGTATGTTGGCCCCTGCGGAGCTGTATGCGATCGAAGCCAAAAAATTTGAAATCGATGCACAGATTACCGAGAGTAGAAACCGCAAATCCCAAGCGCTCAATCAACTCAGCTATCTCACCGGTGTAAAGATCGATTCGGCCCATATACCGGAAAACACTCTCTCCATTCCGGACGAAAACGACATTTTAGCCCGAGCATTGGCAGAACGCGAAGATGTTCTCGCTCTGTCCAAATCCATGGATATTGCCCAAAGTGACGTAAAGATTTCCAAAAGCCGATATTATCCCACTGTCGCACTCATCGGAAGTCTCAAAGGTCAGGGGGATTCATTGGAGTTTGACGGTGACGGCTACACCAACGGCAATAAAAGCTATGCAGGAGTTTCCGCTTCATGGAATCTTTTCAGCGGTTTCAGCGACATCCATACGACGGAAGCGGCAAAGGCAGCCAGACTTGCATCTTCAATCACACTAGAGGATTATAAACATCGTATCAGTACGGAAATCGAGAACGCCTATCTGGATATGCATGCCACCCAAAGCAAACTTGAAAGTGCACGGATGCAGGTAAAAGCCTCCGGCGAATACGCCAAACTTACACGCGGACGATTTGAGAACCAGCTCGTCGGTGCCGATGAACTCAGCCGATCAATTGCGGATCTCGCTTCCGCCAAAGCGAAAGCGGCGAATCTGGAAAGTGAACTCTTTAATCAAACTGCCGTTCTGTGGCTTGAGGGTGGATTAAACGCGTTTCAAGACAAAGTAATCGGGACATTCCGCAACACGCCCTAA
- a CDS encoding c-type cytochrome has product MMKLVWITVLAGYTLWGMDGYGVYQKHCMKCHVEMMEKQEVMKHLATLKAPPMVEVSNRLKENIIIADEDNDVKRRVIVAFIKDYIQNPSVQYSMCHPMAIEKFGIMPSLKGKLSEKERQAVAEWVYDRYSGVTFK; this is encoded by the coding sequence ATGATGAAATTGGTGTGGATAACAGTATTGGCGGGATATACGCTGTGGGGTATGGATGGATACGGTGTATATCAAAAACACTGTATGAAGTGTCATGTGGAAATGATGGAGAAACAAGAGGTGATGAAACATTTAGCCACGCTCAAAGCTCCGCCTATGGTCGAGGTATCAAATCGGCTCAAAGAAAATATCATTATCGCCGATGAGGACAACGATGTGAAACGGCGTGTGATTGTTGCATTCATCAAAGACTACATTCAAAATCCGAGTGTTCAGTACAGTATGTGCCATCCTATGGCGATAGAAAAATTCGGGATTATGCCTTCGCTCAAAGGGAAACTCTCCGAAAAAGAGCGCCAAGCCGTGGCAGAGTGGGTGTATGACCGATACAGCGGAGTGACATTTAAATAA